The following coding sequences are from one Halictus rubicundus isolate RS-2024b chromosome 11, iyHalRubi1_principal, whole genome shotgun sequence window:
- the LOC143359186 gene encoding uncharacterized protein LOC143359186 isoform X3 — MKDRPHRPYRDHHGQAMPLEEVQGLLLPPSRTGNRGPLNVTIVQVGKGNGGGGDGGSDLLRLEPPTDLRPTPSPLSDTSATLQSDNNDAFSGGVDPRLLLGTGGDRNTWEGRYHVKEHRRAGKATFQGQVYNFLERPTGWKCFLYHFSV; from the exons ATGAAAGATCGACCTCATCGGCCTTACCGAGATCACCACGGACAGGCGATGCCCCTCGAGGAGGTTCAAGGCTTGCTGCTTCCTCCTTCCAGAACAG GTAATCGAGGACCTCTGAATGTGACGATTGTACAGGTCGGGAAAGGAAACGGGGGCGGTGGAGATGGCGGAAGTGATTTACTGAGATTGGAACCGCCGACGGACCTGAGACCAACTCCGTCGCCCTTATCCGACACCAGTGCCACGCTGCAGTCCGACAACAATGACGCCTTTAGCGGAG GTGTCGATCCAAGATTGCTGTTGGGTACCGGCGGCGATCGTAACACGTGGGAGGGCCGTTATCACGTGAAGGAGCATCGGCGTGCTGGAAAAGCGACTTTCCAGGGTCAAGTTTACAACTTCCTGGAGCGTCCCACCGGCTGGAAGTGCTTCCTCTACCACTTCTCTGTGTAA
- the LOC143359186 gene encoding uncharacterized protein LOC143359186 isoform X2, whose translation MKDRPHRPYRDHHGQAMPLEEVQGLLLPPSRTGNRGPLNVTIVQVGKGNGGGGDGGSDLLRLEPPTDLRPTPSPLSDTSATLQSDNNDAFSGGVDPRLLLGTGGDRNTWEGRYHVKEHRRAGKATFQGQVYNFLERPTGWKCFLYHFSV comes from the exons ATGAAAGATCGACCTCATCGGCCTTACCGAGATCACCACGGACAGGCGATGCCCCTCGAGGAGGTTCAAGGCTTGCTGCTTCCTCCTTCCAGAACAG GTAATCGAGGACCTCTGAATGTGACGATTGTACAGGTCGGGAAAGGAAACGGGGGCGGTGGAGATGGCGGAAGTGATTTACTGAGATTGGAACCGCCGACGGACCTGAGACCAACTCCGTCGCCCTTATCCGACACCAGTGCCACGCTGCAGTCCGACAACAATGACGCCTTTAGCGGAG GTGTCGATCCAAGATTGCTGTTGGGTACCGGCGGCGATCGTAACACGTGGGAGGGCCGTTATCACGTGAAGGAGCATCGGCGTGCTGGAAAAGCGACTTTCCAGGGTCAAGTTTACAACTTCCTGGAGCGTCCCACCGGCTGGAAGTGCTTCCTCTACCACTTCTCTGT